A window of Microbacterium hominis genomic DNA:
CGCCGCGATGCTCGCTCCGAGCACGCGCGGGCTGTTCGCGGGGGTCGAGTGGGCCGACTCGATGATCGTCGATCCGCACAAATGGCTGTTCGCGCCCTTCGACGCCTGTGCCCTGCTCTACCGCGATCCCGCGCGCGCGGCGGCGGCGCACACGCAGAAGGCCGAGTATCTCGAGACGCTCACCGACTCCGAGGGCGGGAATCCCTCCGACCTCGCCATTCAGCTCACCCGCCGGGCCCGAGGTCTTCCGCTCTGGTTCTCGCTCGCCGTCCACGGGGCGGCGCGCTATCGGATCGCCATCGAGGATGCCATCCGCAGAGCGCAGCGGCTCGCCGATGAGATCGCGCGGCGGCCGGAGCTCGAGCTCGTGCGGGCGCCGCAGCTCTCCGTGGTGGTGTTCCGGCGACGCGGGTGGACGGCCGCCGACTACCAGGGGTGGTCGGACCGGCTCCTGGCCGACCAGCGCGCGTTCATCACGCCCAGCTCGCACGATGGGGAGACCGTGCTGCGCATCGCCCTCATCTCGCCGCTGACCACCGACGATCTGCTCTCGGACATCCTGGATTCGCTCCGCTGAGCGCAGCGGTGGCCCACGTGCACGCAGGCGAACCCGTGCGAGTCAGCCTCTAGGCTGACCACATGGACGAGTCCGCCGCGCCCCGACGCTCGCGGTCGCGGGTGAGCGAGGTCGCCGCGGCGGCCGGGGTGTCGCCGACGACGGTGTCGCACGCGTTCAGCGGTGCGCGCGCCGTGAACGCCGAGACGCGGGAGCGCATCTTCGCCGCCGCGCGCGAGCTCGACTACGTGCCCGACCGCATCGCGAGCAGCCTGCGCACGCGGCGTACCGGGCTCATCGGGTTCGTGGGCGACCATCTCGCGACGACGCCCTACGCGGGTCGCATCATCGAGGGTGCGCGCCGGGCCGGCCTGGAGCGCGACGTGCTGCTGCTGGTGGGGGAGAGCGGGGGAGACGCCGCGGCCGAGGCGGACCTGCTCACCCGGCTGGTCGCGCAGCGGGTCGACGGCATCCTCCTGTCCCGCATGTTCCACCAGCGCGTGCGCCGGCCCGAGCTGCCCGAGGCGCTGCCGCTGGTCCTGGTCGACGCGGCGCCCGAGCCGGGGTGGGACGTCGATGCCGTCGTCCCCGACGAGGCGCAGATCGCCGCCCTCGCGTGCGAGCGCCTGCTGCGCGAGGGGCACCGCGACATCGCCTACGTCGGGACCACCGACACCTCGCGCGCCGCCCGCGGGCGCCAGATCGGCGTACGCACGGTGCTCGGCGACGCCGGCATCCCGCTCGGCCCGGACCGGCTCGTCTCGGATGCGTCCGACGCTCCCGGTGGCCGCCGCGCCGGGCTGACGCTGCTCAGCGGTCGATCACGGCCCACCGCGGTGATCTGCTTCAACGACCAGATCGCGATGGGGGTCATGCAGGCCGCGGCCCGGCTGGGCATCGACGTCCCCGCCGGGCTGTCGGTGGTCGGCATCGACGACCTGCACCCGGTCGCCGACGCGCTGGATCCGGCGCTGACGACCGTGGCCCTGCCGCACGAGGAGATGGGGCGCTGGGGCATGCGCCGCCTGCTGGACCTGATCGACGGATCGGCCGAGGCGGTCACCGGCGGACCGCACCGCCTCCCCGGCTGGCTCGTGGACCGCGAATCGGTGGCGGCGCCCGCCGCACGGTGACCGCAGCGGGCGGCACCGCGTCACGGCCCATCGAGGCGCTCCACCCCCGCCACACGCAGCGGGGTCACCGCGGCCTGCGACACCGCGACCTCACCGCGCGGGGCTTCGACGGCGATGCCGCGTGCTGCCGGCGCCGTCGTCGTCGCCATGCTGAGCGTGGCCTCGCCCTCGTTGACGAAGGCCTCCACCGAGCCGACGTCGACGAGCACGTCGAACTGCACCTGCCCGTCGCGCGGCGCCACGGGCGCTGTACTGGTGCGGGCGTACACCTCCGGCATGTCGGCGGCGATCGCGTCGGCGCCGCGGGCGATGAAGGCCGCGCCGGTGGCGAAGTCGTACCCGACCGTCGCGAAGCTGCCGTCGGATCCCACGCGTACGCGCACGCGGATCTCGTCGTCGCCCCCGTCCGGGTCCGACACCGTGAATCGCAGCCGATACGCGTCGGCGTCGGCCTCGGCGAGCGGACGCACCCCCGCGGCGGGAACGGTCGTGTCGTCGATCGTCTGAGCGGCGCCCTCCAGCTCTTCCAGCTGCTCGAGGGGCGTGGAGGTCAGCTGCAGGTTCCCCTCGCGTGTCGAGAGCGCGATGCGGCGCACGACC
This region includes:
- a CDS encoding LacI family DNA-binding transcriptional regulator — translated: MDESAAPRRSRSRVSEVAAAAGVSPTTVSHAFSGARAVNAETRERIFAAARELDYVPDRIASSLRTRRTGLIGFVGDHLATTPYAGRIIEGARRAGLERDVLLLVGESGGDAAAEADLLTRLVAQRVDGILLSRMFHQRVRRPELPEALPLVLVDAAPEPGWDVDAVVPDEAQIAALACERLLREGHRDIAYVGTTDTSRAARGRQIGVRTVLGDAGIPLGPDRLVSDASDAPGGRRAGLTLLSGRSRPTAVICFNDQIAMGVMQAAARLGIDVPAGLSVVGIDDLHPVADALDPALTTVALPHEEMGRWGMRRLLDLIDGSAEAVTGGPHRLPGWLVDRESVAAPAAR